Proteins encoded in a region of the Elizabethkingia bruuniana genome:
- a CDS encoding DUF6443 domain-containing protein, giving the protein MFKFKHFYTMGILMAGTLSSHAQIILTNPVTEQNKSVTDPYSIRLLPGFNAASPAVNSFRASLGASSNPNPTPNNYAPNPTASISVNENYIYSRTYLAPRSSSDPAAPQQQSISYFDGLGRPKQELSIKSTPNGQDLVSDIPYDSFGRQVQSWLPVPMNSLNGNIQSGVQTAASGYYKKADGSADPLAYGEKTLENSPLDRVLAQAAPGSDWDGKKVQYQYQANADGEVYRYTTSTSWSNNATVSVLGLSGTYGANSLYKNVITDEDGNSTIEFKNGQGQTVLVRKKNGSENLDTYYVYNEYNQLAFVIPPLAIDKGVDATLLNELAYQYRYDGQNRLVEKKLPGKDWEYMVYDKQDRLVLTQDGKLRQQNKWLFTKYDKFGRVAYTGLLDSEPGRDAQQSNMVNFGINNEERSASGFVQNGTTIYYSSSAYPVGNFTLLTVNYYDEYPPGSPAVFNGASVLGSNPVNGRSTKGLPVASMVKNIEDNGWTKSYIWYDDKARPVATESQNHLGGYTRTSSVLAFSGVPTSTTTYHKRDASSGEMVMKEDFSYDHQNRLVKHTHQVNGGPVEVLTENIYNELGQLESQNIGNGIQSIKNEYNIRGALTKMNDPKNLLNKLFGFELKYINPAGTSKKYNGNIAETDWATQSDGTLRRYSYQYDGVNRLKEGSYWDNAGAVSGSYAEKLSYDLNGNITGLQRTGQGAGLIDQLNYTYDQSGNSNKLIRVNDASGNAAGYPVGGNTIAYDINGNMVNHLDKGISNIAYNYLNLPSSITASIGNTDYIYRADGSKVRKVFGGKTTDYLDGFQYENGVLQFIPTSEGYYDLTKNKYIYNYTDHLGNVRLSYTKGASGGAEIIEENNYYPFGLKHQGYNSNSLANNAYQYKYNGKELQETGMYDYGARMYMPELGRWGVVDPLAEKMTRYSPYNYAFNNPIRFIDPDGNAPEHVDPSAIFEKNKNGTYKNPNLVQAWNQFATSKEGVSFLSDYVSAGQTIAGVKYDKAGKYDKAGIDLSFDSGQALDQYNKSHLIPASGVTTSITKGGRMNFQVSISDGGGKIDGLIETVGHELFIHARLGTMDYFDNKKFDFSKGYESLMVSPDSKKYYQKYYMNDKKIPDHGVEKATGYSRQQTTPILKSYYKSNNIIKTDAQIKSIFNN; this is encoded by the coding sequence ATGTTTAAGTTCAAACATTTTTATACCATGGGAATTCTCATGGCAGGGACACTCTCATCCCATGCCCAGATTATTCTCACCAATCCGGTAACAGAACAAAACAAGTCTGTTACCGATCCTTACAGCATCAGGCTCCTGCCAGGATTCAATGCCGCCTCACCTGCCGTCAACAGCTTCAGGGCTTCTCTGGGAGCTTCGTCTAATCCTAACCCTACGCCTAATAATTATGCTCCTAATCCGACAGCTTCAATATCGGTGAATGAGAATTACATCTACTCGCGTACTTACCTGGCACCACGCTCTTCCTCAGATCCTGCTGCCCCTCAGCAGCAGAGTATCTCCTATTTCGACGGACTCGGCAGACCCAAACAGGAGCTTTCTATTAAGTCTACACCCAATGGTCAGGATTTAGTATCCGATATTCCGTATGACAGCTTCGGCCGTCAGGTACAGTCATGGCTTCCGGTTCCAATGAACTCTCTAAACGGAAATATCCAGTCCGGAGTTCAGACCGCTGCTTCTGGTTATTACAAGAAAGCTGACGGATCTGCAGATCCATTGGCTTATGGAGAAAAAACACTTGAAAACTCGCCTCTGGACAGAGTTCTCGCTCAGGCTGCTCCGGGTTCTGACTGGGATGGTAAAAAAGTTCAATATCAATATCAAGCCAATGCTGATGGTGAGGTCTATCGTTATACCACCAGTACTTCCTGGAGTAATAATGCAACAGTTTCTGTTCTGGGTTTAAGTGGTACCTATGGAGCCAATAGTTTGTACAAAAATGTCATTACCGATGAAGATGGAAATTCAACAATAGAATTTAAAAACGGACAGGGACAAACGGTTCTGGTACGTAAAAAAAATGGTTCAGAAAATCTGGATACTTACTATGTGTATAATGAGTACAATCAGCTTGCTTTTGTTATTCCACCTCTCGCTATTGACAAAGGCGTTGATGCTACACTCCTTAATGAACTGGCTTATCAGTACCGTTATGACGGCCAAAACAGACTGGTGGAAAAGAAGCTTCCGGGAAAAGACTGGGAGTATATGGTTTATGATAAGCAGGACAGACTGGTATTAACTCAGGATGGAAAACTCCGCCAGCAGAATAAATGGCTCTTCACCAAGTATGATAAATTCGGAAGAGTGGCTTATACAGGATTACTGGACAGTGAGCCGGGAAGAGATGCTCAACAAAGCAATATGGTTAATTTTGGTATTAATAACGAAGAAAGAAGTGCTTCCGGTTTTGTACAAAACGGGACTACCATTTATTATAGCAGTTCCGCCTACCCTGTTGGTAACTTTACTTTGTTAACCGTTAATTATTATGATGAGTATCCACCGGGAAGTCCGGCAGTGTTTAATGGTGCTTCGGTTCTGGGTTCTAATCCTGTGAACGGAAGAAGTACCAAAGGATTACCTGTAGCTTCTATGGTCAAGAATATTGAGGATAATGGATGGACAAAATCTTATATCTGGTATGATGATAAAGCAAGGCCTGTAGCCACAGAATCTCAGAATCATCTTGGCGGTTATACCAGAACAAGTTCGGTATTAGCTTTCTCCGGAGTACCCACCAGTACTACAACCTATCATAAAAGGGATGCTTCATCCGGGGAAATGGTCATGAAAGAAGATTTTTCTTACGACCATCAGAACCGTCTGGTAAAGCATACCCATCAGGTAAATGGTGGCCCGGTGGAAGTTTTAACAGAGAATATCTACAATGAACTTGGACAATTAGAATCCCAAAATATTGGAAATGGTATTCAGTCGATAAAAAACGAATACAATATTCGTGGTGCTTTAACCAAAATGAATGATCCAAAGAATTTGCTAAATAAGCTTTTCGGATTTGAACTGAAGTATATTAATCCAGCAGGAACTTCTAAAAAATACAATGGCAATATTGCCGAAACTGACTGGGCTACACAAAGTGACGGAACATTAAGACGTTATAGCTATCAATATGATGGAGTAAACCGATTAAAAGAAGGCAGTTATTGGGATAATGCCGGAGCTGTCAGTGGTTCTTATGCGGAGAAGTTGAGTTATGACTTGAACGGAAATATCACCGGATTGCAAAGAACAGGTCAGGGTGCCGGATTAATAGATCAGCTGAATTATACCTACGATCAATCTGGAAACAGTAATAAACTGATTAGAGTGAATGATGCTTCTGGAAATGCAGCAGGTTATCCGGTAGGTGGAAATACAATTGCTTATGACATTAACGGCAATATGGTGAATCATCTGGATAAAGGGATCTCGAATATTGCTTACAATTATCTGAACCTACCAAGCAGTATTACAGCTTCCATAGGGAATACAGATTATATATACCGCGCAGATGGTTCTAAAGTCAGAAAGGTATTTGGAGGTAAAACAACGGATTACTTAGATGGATTCCAGTATGAAAATGGTGTATTACAATTTATACCGACTTCAGAAGGTTATTATGATCTTACCAAAAATAAGTATATTTACAATTATACAGATCACCTTGGAAATGTAAGGTTAAGCTACACCAAAGGTGCTTCTGGAGGAGCAGAGATCATTGAAGAAAACAATTATTACCCGTTTGGATTAAAACATCAGGGATACAACTCGAATTCTTTAGCCAATAATGCTTATCAATACAAATACAATGGCAAGGAATTACAGGAAACTGGAATGTATGACTATGGGGCCAGAATGTATATGCCGGAATTAGGGCGTTGGGGTGTGGTGGATCCTCTGGCGGAGAAAATGACTCGTTATAGTCCATATAATTATGCGTTCAATAATCCTATTAGATTTATTGATCCGGATGGAAATGCTCCTGAACATGTTGATCCAAGTGCAATTTTTGAAAAAAATAAAAATGGTACATATAAAAATCCTAATCTCGTTCAAGCATGGAATCAATTTGCCACCTCAAAAGAGGGCGTTTCATTTTTATCAGACTATGTAAGTGCAGGGCAAACTATTGCTGGCGTGAAGTATGATAAGGCGGGCAAATATGACAAAGCAGGTATTGATTTAAGTTTTGACTCAGGGCAAGCTCTTGATCAGTATAATAAATCTCATTTAATTCCGGCTAGTGGAGTCACAACCTCAATAACAAAAGGTGGAAGAATGAATTTCCAAGTAAGTATTAGTGATGGTGGAGGCAAAATTGATGGACTGATAGAAACTGTAGGACATGAATTATTTATCCATGCAAGATTAGGAACGATGGATTATTTTGATAATAAAAAGTTTGACTTTTCGAAAGGTTATGAATCCTTAATGGTTTCACCAGATTCAAAAAAATATTATCAAAAAT